The genome window CTAGAAAGGGATGAGTGCTTGATGATGTATATTATACGTCGGTTCATCCTGTTAATAACAACCATCCTTCTAGTTTCGATGATTACATTCGGTGTTTTTCAAATTTTACCTGGTGATCCGGTTCGGACAATGTTAGGCACCGAAGCGGATCCCACACAAATTGAAAATTTGCGATCAGAGCTTGGCTTGAATCGCCCCCTTTATGAGCAATATATGGATTGGATGAAGGGATTATTGACAGGGGAATTAGGAAATTCCATTCGTTTTTCAATGCCAGTAAAAGAATTATTATTTGACAGACTTCCTGTCACGATGTCATTGGCTGGGCTCACCCTCTTAATGGTGTTAATCATTTCCTTACCATTAGGGATGTTTGCGGCGAGAAGACAAAATAAGCTCAGTGATGTGTCGCTGTCGACAGTGACGCAAGTTGGCATGGCCATTCCTTCTTTCTGGCTTGGCATGATACTCATTTTATATATTGGCATGCAGTTCAGCTTCTTTAAAATAAGTGGGTATATTCCGTGGACGCAAAGTGTAGCAGGAGCGCTAAGTACGCTCATTCTCCCAGCATTAACAATTGCGATTCCGCAAATTGCGGTCAATTTTCGTTATGTTCGTACAGCCATTTTAGAGCAAGTTCAGCTCGATTATGTGCGTACGATTCGCAGTAAAGGGATGTCTGAGCAAAATGTTATGTATAAGCATGTCTTAAAAAATTCGATGATTCCAATATTAACGGTATTTGGATTGATCATGGCTGAAGTTGTTGCTGGAACGATTATTGTGGAGCAAGTATTTTCGCTACCGGGTGTCGGTCAACTCCTCATCACGGCTATAAGTAATCGTGATTTTCCATTAGTACAGGGAATCGTGATGTATATTACTGTTGCGGTGGTCATGATCAATTTTATGGTCGATATTTTATATTCTGTGTTAGATCCTAGAATCCGATTACGATGAAAGGTGGATACGATGAAAAATATACAAAGGTACATGAAAAATATCAATTTAATCATTGGTCTACTAGTCATTGTCGGTTTTCTAATCGTAATGATTATCAGCTTTTTTTATACACCGCATGATGTGAACTCGATGAATATACCTCAAAAATTACGTAGCCCAAGTAGTGATTATCTTTTTGGTACGGATGAATTTGGTCGTGATATTTTTAGCCGTATTATGAAAGGGACACAAACGGCCTTTACAGTCGGACTACTAACGGTATTTATCGGAACAATTTTTGGTATTTTAATTGGGGGGATAGCGGGGTATGTAGGAGGCTGGATCGATGAAATTTTTATGCGTATGATGGATGCATTAATGGCCTTTCCAGGAATTATATTAGCTTTAATGCTCGTTGCGGTATTTGGGCCAGGGATTGTTAATACTGCTATTGCATTAGGCATTATTGCTATACCGGCCATTGCTAGAATTGCGCGTAGTGGATTCGTCCAACATCGTGACACTGAATATGTCTTAGCAGCAAAGTTAATCGGCGCAAAACCTTATAGCATAATGTTTCGCCATATATTACCCAATATTTCATCGCAGATTATCGTCGCCGCAACTGTAACCTTTGCAACTGCGATGCTTGCGGAGGCGGCACTGAGTTATTTAGGGCTTGGAGTGCAGCCACCAAACCCTAGTTGGGGACGAATGTTAAAAGATTCACAAGCTTATTTAGTTGGAGCCCCTTGGTACACTTATGCACCAGGTGGGGCCATTACAGTACTTGTATTAGGTTTGTATATGCTTAGCAATGCATTACGCGATTTTATGGATCCACGTTCAAAAGCGTAAAATATCAGGTGCTGTTTTTTTCAATAATTCATAGGCCTTCACCGCTATTTCTATATTGAGGCGGTGAGGGGCCTGTAAAAAATCAGCTCCTAAAATATTTTCTAGTCGTTCAATTCGCTTATAGAGTGTTTGACGGACAATAAATAGTTGTTCAGCTGTATCATTCTTGGCACCATTACATGCTAAATAAACACAGAGCGTTTGATAAAGGTCATTACCGTTCTTTTGATCAATCAACAGTATTTCTTGTAAATAATCTTTAACGTATTGCAAAAGGGCAACATGATCCTGATGTAATAACAATCTGTAAACACCTAAATCCTTGTAGTAAATAGAAGAAGCAAGTTCATTGTGTTGCATTTGAATGGTTGTTTTTGCCTCTTTATAGCCTTGCTGTACGCTGTTAATGGATTGATAAACATTGCTAATACCAAAGGTAAGGGTTATTTGCTCGAAAAGCTGTGGTGTTTTTCGAGCAACAATCTGCTGTATAGCTTGATTAAAAGAGTCGCGATTTTCCTCCATATCATCTGCAGCAATGTAAAATGCAAGGATAATAATTTCATGCTGTCGAACCGACACGGTAGGGAAAAAGCCAAGTTTTTTTATAATGGAGCGAACAAACATGACATTTTGTAGCTGTATTTCTTGCCAGTCTTCCTCTGAAAAGGTATTGGCATAATCAAGCATATTAAATACGACTACGCGATAAAATAAGTTGCGACTTTCCATCGGCAAATAACTTTGATAATACTGAAGATCAATCGGTTCTCCTTGTATTAAGGCGAGGATAAATTCATCCTCACGACTTTGCTGCCGTTCCTGTAGCATTCGATTACGCATTAATATTTGGGCAATAGACATCGTTGCACGTTCAAGGTTTAACAATGTATAATCACTTGGCTTCGGCAGTGCAGAACGCATACATAAATAGCCCCATACTTGTCCAAGTCCATTGACAGGAATGATGACGAAATGATCTTTATCAATGGACATTAGTTGAATGGGTTCGTGTAATTCTAGTTGCTGACAGTGGTCCTCCATAAGATGTAAATACTTTTTGGCTTCTATTGGATAATAAAAGCTTTTTGTATCTTCAGAGACAAATAAAAATAATGCATCTGTATCTTGATGAAGCACCTGTAAAATTTTTAAAATCCCATTTGGCATTAACGACAATTCCATAAAAGTCCTTGATATCGTATCAAGCTGTGTTAATGCTTGCTGATGCTGATTAATAATGTAAGTATGTAGATCCTGCGTAATATCGATAAATCTTACAACCTCTTCAAAAATGATGATAGGAAAATCATGAGCATTAGCCATTGCAACTAGTTCTGCAGGAACATAATTAAAATAATCACCAATCTCAATACAAAGAGCTGCAGCACCGTTACGAATAAGGTTTTCCAAGTAAGCAATTTGTGTTTCACGCTCTAACTGTAAACCTACACCGGTTGTTAATATGAGCTCACCGCCATTTATTAAAGTATCAAAATCTTTTATTTCTAAAATATGTGTCCATAGTACTTGTCGATTTAGACCTTGTTGTCCAGCGATTAGCTTGGCAGATTCAAAATGCTTTCGCTTTAATACATCACGTACAAGTAGAGGATGTTTCGACATAAATAAGCACCTACCTTTCGTATGTACTTTAATAATTATGTTAGATTAGTCAGAAATTTTCAACATTAACTAGAATAATAGAGTAAATTTGGTGAATAAGGGTTCCCCGGGATAGAGGCGGACGGATGTATGGCGTGAAGAGATAAAAAGGTATTCTTCGCAAAGAAAGGCGATTCCAAATGCTCAGAAGC of Lysinibacillus agricola contains these proteins:
- a CDS encoding PucR family transcriptional regulator, giving the protein MSKHPLLVRDVLKRKHFESAKLIAGQQGLNRQVLWTHILEIKDFDTLINGGELILTTGVGLQLERETQIAYLENLIRNGAAALCIEIGDYFNYVPAELVAMANAHDFPIIIFEEVVRFIDITQDLHTYIINQHQQALTQLDTISRTFMELSLMPNGILKILQVLHQDTDALFLFVSEDTKSFYYPIEAKKYLHLMEDHCQQLELHEPIQLMSIDKDHFVIIPVNGLGQVWGYLCMRSALPKPSDYTLLNLERATMSIAQILMRNRMLQERQQSREDEFILALIQGEPIDLQYYQSYLPMESRNLFYRVVVFNMLDYANTFSEEDWQEIQLQNVMFVRSIIKKLGFFPTVSVRQHEIIILAFYIAADDMEENRDSFNQAIQQIVARKTPQLFEQITLTFGISNVYQSINSVQQGYKEAKTTIQMQHNELASSIYYKDLGVYRLLLHQDHVALLQYVKDYLQEILLIDQKNGNDLYQTLCVYLACNGAKNDTAEQLFIVRQTLYKRIERLENILGADFLQAPHRLNIEIAVKAYELLKKTAPDILRF
- a CDS encoding ABC transporter permease, yielding MMYIIRRFILLITTILLVSMITFGVFQILPGDPVRTMLGTEADPTQIENLRSELGLNRPLYEQYMDWMKGLLTGELGNSIRFSMPVKELLFDRLPVTMSLAGLTLLMVLIISLPLGMFAARRQNKLSDVSLSTVTQVGMAIPSFWLGMILILYIGMQFSFFKISGYIPWTQSVAGALSTLILPALTIAIPQIAVNFRYVRTAILEQVQLDYVRTIRSKGMSEQNVMYKHVLKNSMIPILTVFGLIMAEVVAGTIIVEQVFSLPGVGQLLITAISNRDFPLVQGIVMYITVAVVMINFMVDILYSVLDPRIRLR
- a CDS encoding ABC transporter permease; protein product: MKNIQRYMKNINLIIGLLVIVGFLIVMIISFFYTPHDVNSMNIPQKLRSPSSDYLFGTDEFGRDIFSRIMKGTQTAFTVGLLTVFIGTIFGILIGGIAGYVGGWIDEIFMRMMDALMAFPGIILALMLVAVFGPGIVNTAIALGIIAIPAIARIARSGFVQHRDTEYVLAAKLIGAKPYSIMFRHILPNISSQIIVAATVTFATAMLAEAALSYLGLGVQPPNPSWGRMLKDSQAYLVGAPWYTYAPGGAITVLVLGLYMLSNALRDFMDPRSKA